In Paenibacillus sp. BIC5C1, a genomic segment contains:
- a CDS encoding carboxypeptidase M32, whose amino-acid sequence MEQQTQEQLESFRNLARKIKSYHEAIGLLHWDLRTGAPKKGVPTRSETLGMLSTEAFKLQTSADMKSYLDTLTTPAVLEQLEDIDRRQVEDCQKEYNRSQSVPPEKVQAYTVLTAKSETAWEDAKHNSDFAGFSPYLTDIVKLKQEFIDYWGVKDTRYDTLLDMYEPELTVEKVDAVFARLKARLVPLQEKINASANKPETEFLNQLFDKDQQEKFSLFILGQMGYDFEAGRLDESVHPFATGLNPGDVRITTNYLQDDVTSAVFSSLHEGGHALYEQNIDDSLAGTLLAEGTSMGIHESQSRLWENMIGRSLPFWTRYYKDLQQHFPQLNEVELEEFYRAINRVESSLIRIEADELTYNLHIIIRYEIEKMLFNEGLEVKELPETWNAKYKEYLGVVPPNDGLGVLQDVHWSGGDFGYFASYSLGNMYAAQILHTLRKEMPEFDAYIAEGNLIPIKEWLTDKIYRYGKSRTPSELIVAVTGEELNPDYLADYLEAKYTEIYKL is encoded by the coding sequence ATGGAACAACAAACACAGGAACAGCTGGAATCCTTCCGTAATCTGGCTCGCAAAATTAAGAGTTATCATGAAGCCATTGGTTTGCTTCACTGGGATTTGCGCACAGGTGCTCCCAAAAAAGGTGTCCCGACACGTTCGGAAACACTTGGCATGCTGTCGACCGAAGCATTCAAACTGCAAACCTCGGCTGACATGAAATCCTACCTGGATACATTAACAACACCAGCGGTGTTGGAACAGCTGGAAGATATCGATCGTCGTCAGGTGGAAGATTGCCAGAAAGAATATAATCGCAGTCAGTCCGTACCACCGGAAAAAGTACAAGCCTATACTGTACTTACCGCCAAATCGGAAACAGCTTGGGAAGATGCCAAACATAATAGCGATTTTGCAGGTTTCTCGCCCTACCTCACCGATATTGTAAAGCTAAAACAAGAGTTTATTGACTACTGGGGTGTGAAAGATACGCGTTATGATACCCTTCTGGACATGTATGAGCCTGAACTGACGGTAGAGAAGGTGGATGCGGTATTTGCCCGGCTCAAAGCCCGTTTGGTACCCCTGCAAGAGAAGATCAACGCGTCGGCCAACAAGCCAGAGACAGAGTTCCTGAACCAGTTGTTTGACAAGGATCAACAGGAAAAATTCAGTCTGTTTATTCTGGGACAAATGGGTTACGACTTTGAAGCCGGCAGACTCGATGAGAGTGTTCACCCATTTGCAACGGGCCTGAATCCAGGAGATGTGCGGATCACGACAAATTATTTGCAGGATGATGTGACGAGTGCGGTCTTCAGTTCTCTACACGAAGGCGGACACGCCCTGTATGAGCAAAATATTGACGACAGCCTGGCTGGTACCCTTCTTGCCGAAGGAACGTCGATGGGTATCCACGAATCCCAGTCGCGTCTTTGGGAAAATATGATTGGCCGCAGTCTTCCGTTCTGGACACGATATTATAAAGATCTGCAGCAGCACTTCCCACAATTAAACGAGGTTGAGCTGGAAGAATTTTATCGGGCAATTAACCGAGTTGAAAGCTCTCTGATCCGGATTGAAGCTGATGAGCTGACGTACAATCTGCACATCATCATTCGTTATGAAATTGAGAAAATGCTCTTTAACGAAGGTCTGGAAGTTAAGGAACTGCCGGAAACCTGGAATGCTAAATACAAGGAATATCTTGGTGTTGTGCCGCCGAATGATGGTCTGGGTGTGCTTCAGGATGTTCACTGGTCGGGTGGAGACTTTGGTTACTTCGCATCATACTCGCTCGGCAATATGTATGCTGCACAGATTCTACATACACTGCGCAAAGAAATGCCGGAGTTCGATGCCTATATCGCCGAAGGTAACCTGATTCCCATCAAGGAATGGTTGACTGACAAAATTTATCGTTATGGCAAAAGCCGTACACCTTCCGAACTGATTGTGGCCGTAACGGGTGAAGAGTTGAACCCGGACTATTTGGCCGATTATCTGGAAGCGAAATATACCGAGATTTACAAGCTGTAG
- a CDS encoding beta-class carbonic anhydrase, translating into MNNIQEILAYNKSFVETKEYEKYTAGKFPTKKMVIITCMDTRLVEMLPKAMNLKNGDVKIIKNAGAIISQPFGSVMRSVLVAIYELGADEVLVVGHTECGMASLHAETMIGHMVERGVSEEVMSTLENSGIRLQKWLRGFDSVEEGVKGTVDVIKKHPLLPPNVPVHGMVIDSYTGELDLVADGYAQ; encoded by the coding sequence ATGAACAACATTCAAGAGATTCTGGCTTACAACAAATCATTTGTCGAGACTAAAGAATACGAAAAGTATACGGCAGGCAAGTTTCCAACCAAAAAGATGGTCATCATCACTTGTATGGACACTCGTCTGGTGGAAATGCTGCCCAAGGCCATGAACCTGAAAAATGGCGATGTGAAAATCATCAAAAACGCTGGCGCAATCATTTCTCAACCTTTCGGGTCTGTTATGCGTAGTGTTCTCGTAGCCATCTATGAGCTTGGTGCCGATGAAGTACTGGTTGTTGGACATACGGAATGCGGTATGGCCTCCCTGCACGCGGAGACCATGATTGGACATATGGTTGAACGGGGTGTTTCCGAGGAAGTCATGAGCACATTGGAGAACTCGGGCATACGTTTACAAAAGTGGCTGCGTGGGTTTGACAGTGTTGAAGAAGGGGTAAAAGGTACTGTGGACGTAATCAAGAAACATCCATTGCTTCCACCCAATGTACCCGTTCACGGTATGGTCATCGACTCCTACACGGGCGAACTTGATCTTGTCGCAGATGGGTATGCGCAATAG
- a CDS encoding PadR family transcriptional regulator: MNILSYGLLGLLTREESSGYDLMLRIQPHWQAKHSQIYPLLSKMENDELLASRWVQQSDKPDKKMYAVTEKGIEKLLGWMITPVTAPVTRDEFNLRILCVGIAEDGSMRRILNERKNWFMERIRYFEDLKSRIPQDNLRVGSREFGSYILVQKGLMNAQTGIEWCNWVTQLLDGQAAIQDPCPSISEK; encoded by the coding sequence ATGAACATACTTTCCTACGGATTGCTCGGGCTTCTTACCCGCGAGGAGTCATCAGGTTATGATCTAATGCTGAGAATTCAGCCACATTGGCAGGCCAAACACAGTCAGATCTATCCCCTCCTCTCCAAAATGGAAAACGATGAGCTTTTAGCCTCCCGCTGGGTACAACAGTCTGACAAACCAGACAAGAAAATGTATGCAGTCACGGAGAAAGGTATTGAAAAACTGCTGGGATGGATGATCACTCCCGTTACCGCTCCGGTTACGCGCGACGAGTTCAATCTACGCATTTTATGTGTCGGCATTGCGGAAGACGGAAGCATGAGACGCATTCTGAATGAGCGCAAAAACTGGTTTATGGAACGCATCCGTTATTTCGAGGATTTGAAGTCCCGTATCCCTCAGGATAATTTGCGAGTAGGCAGCCGGGAATTCGGAAGTTACATTCTGGTACAAAAAGGGTTAATGAACGCACAAACAGGCATCGAATGGTGTAACTGGGTAACCCAACTACTCGATGGCCAAGCCGCAATTCAGGACCCTTGTCCAAGTATTTCAGAAAAATAA
- a CDS encoding YxcD family protein, giving the protein MVLSMDEIVNAICIHMAERKGVRPTDVNVELSWEEDTGYSAEVWIQGRSQYLVESNMIEAILRYLHSEYDIRAYRENVRLDLDEEITAIVNQ; this is encoded by the coding sequence ATGGTTCTGAGCATGGATGAAATTGTAAACGCGATCTGTATTCACATGGCTGAACGCAAGGGTGTTCGCCCAACCGATGTCAACGTGGAACTGAGCTGGGAAGAAGATACGGGTTATTCGGCTGAAGTCTGGATTCAAGGCCGCAGTCAGTACCTGGTTGAATCTAACATGATCGAAGCGATCCTGCGCTACCTGCACAGTGAATACGACATTCGGGCTTACCGTGAGAATGTAAGACTGGATCTGGATGAAGAGATCACAGCGATTGTGAATCAATAA
- the tyrS gene encoding tyrosine--tRNA ligase, translated as MNIIDELKWRDAINQQTDAEGLRELTETTSVSLYCGVDPTGDSMHIGHLIPFMMLKRFQLAGHRPVILIGGATGTIGDPSGRQSERSLQTLEEVQANVDALTAQMKKLFVTDGDNQVRMVNNYDWTHKINVIEFLRDYGKNFNLNTMLAKDVVASRLEDGISFTEFSYQILQSLDYLHLFQHEDVQLQIGGSDQWGNITSGLDLIRKKEGPEAKAYGLTIPLMLKADGTKFGKSAGGAIWLDPNKTTPFEFYQFWANTDDRDVIKYLKYFTFLSKDEIEALAEKVETEPHKREAQKALAEEMTKFVHGDEMLEQAKRITAALFSGDIRSLTADEIEQGFKEMPTFETDGEAKNIVDWLVDLGLEPSKRQAREDVTKGAISMNGEKVIELEFTVSAEHAIGGKFIIIRKGKKNYSLVKLK; from the coding sequence ATGAATATTATTGATGAACTGAAGTGGCGCGATGCCATTAACCAACAGACGGATGCGGAGGGTCTGCGTGAGCTGACCGAGACAACGTCGGTTTCCTTGTACTGCGGGGTTGACCCTACCGGAGACAGCATGCACATCGGACATTTGATTCCGTTCATGATGCTGAAACGTTTCCAACTGGCTGGCCACCGTCCAGTGATTCTGATTGGTGGGGCAACAGGTACTATTGGTGATCCAAGTGGTCGTCAATCGGAACGTTCCCTGCAAACGTTGGAAGAAGTACAGGCCAATGTGGACGCTCTGACTGCACAAATGAAAAAGCTGTTTGTAACGGATGGCGACAATCAGGTACGTATGGTCAACAACTACGACTGGACACACAAAATCAATGTGATTGAATTTTTGCGTGACTACGGCAAAAACTTTAACCTCAACACGATGCTGGCTAAAGATGTGGTTGCAAGCAGACTGGAAGACGGAATATCGTTTACCGAATTTTCCTACCAGATTCTCCAATCGCTCGATTACCTGCACCTGTTCCAACATGAGGATGTACAGCTGCAAATCGGGGGTTCCGATCAATGGGGCAACATTACAAGCGGTCTAGACCTGATCCGTAAAAAAGAAGGACCAGAAGCCAAAGCTTATGGTCTGACGATCCCGCTTATGCTCAAAGCAGATGGAACGAAATTCGGTAAATCTGCGGGCGGGGCTATCTGGCTTGATCCGAATAAAACGACTCCATTCGAATTCTACCAATTCTGGGCGAATACGGATGACCGTGATGTAATCAAATACCTGAAATACTTCACGTTCCTTAGCAAAGATGAGATTGAAGCTTTGGCTGAGAAGGTAGAAACGGAGCCGCACAAGCGTGAAGCACAAAAGGCACTTGCTGAAGAAATGACGAAATTTGTTCATGGCGACGAAATGCTGGAGCAGGCAAAGCGCATTACTGCAGCACTGTTCAGCGGAGACATTCGGTCGCTTACAGCGGACGAAATCGAGCAGGGGTTTAAAGAAATGCCGACCTTCGAAACCGATGGTGAAGCGAAAAATATTGTAGACTGGCTTGTGGATCTTGGTCTGGAGCCATCCAAACGTCAGGCGCGTGAGGATGTCACCAAAGGAGCCATCTCCATGAATGGTGAGAAAGTGATAGAGCTGGAATTCACGGTCTCTGCAGAGCACGCCATCGGTGGTAAATTCATCATTATCCGCAAAGGCAAGAAAAACTACAGTCTGGTTAAATTGAAGTAG